A DNA window from Carassius gibelio isolate Cgi1373 ecotype wild population from Czech Republic chromosome A6, carGib1.2-hapl.c, whole genome shotgun sequence contains the following coding sequences:
- the LOC128015896 gene encoding leucine-rich repeats and immunoglobulin-like domains protein 2 — protein sequence MAEGWPIPQALLLLLLLLVVSVAGLDTCPSPCTCSAGPGAAQLLDCSRKRLTAAALEAPVWITHAFMNQNELTELPFLGDVSSNITALSLVHNRISEVVAEQLLPYSSLESLDLSSNSISELKAGSFPPMQLKHLNLSKNKISSLEPGCFGNISSLLVLKINQNRLSVLPDKVFTLSQLQVLELKRNRIRVVESLIFKELKALKSLKMQRNGITKLMDGALFGLENMEELELEYNNLTELNKGWLYGLHMLRILQVNQNNIGLIRADAWEFCHRLEELDLSFNHLSRLEDWVFSGLGLLQSLNLGDNQISHLGEGVFSSLANIRTLDIRNNEISLAIEDLVGMFVGLKRLNSLVLQNNKIRTITKRAFEGLMELEHLDLSKNGIMSIHPDAFTHLKLKTLDLNTSSLLCDCQLQWLAQWLIDSQFQQSCVAVCAHPSFLAGSSVLAIKPEDFVCNDFPKPQISAHPKTAVALRGTNITLNCSAFSSSDSPMSTAWRKDGEVLYEAQVENYARYQDHRLLYTTVLHLLNVNFTDEGQYQCVVSNHFGSNYSTMAKLTVNELPTFLKTPMDLTIRTGTVARLECAAEGHPTPQIAWQKDGGINFPAARERRMHVMPDDDTFFIANVKTEDMGVYSCTAKNEAGTLSTNATLTVLETPSFQRPLEDRNVARGETAVLQCIARGSPAPRLNWTKDDAPLVLTERHFFAAANQLLIIVDASPGDAGKYTCIMSNTLGTERGHIYLSVSPSANCDQVTSIYSQDGWTTVGIVVMVVVCCVVGTSLVWVMVIYHMRRKSEDYSITNTDEMNLPADIPSYLSSQGTLSEPQEGYSNSENGSHQQLMPSHANGYVHKGTDGVCYGEVSSDVDPDANGLGSRVGSFFAGRSSFHRSEPREGQANVHNGGPGPLVICSDCYDNANIYSRTREYCPYAYLTEDDSLVSQISRDGHQSSHQERDQHTEHADAALESFISQQNASVFLTNHEPRLPASQHYSTDVPSRSFWDGEETHSSILTQGSVTVHKPPMGLSAGDGREDRRGALEEGSYRTNPQESTSAPT from the exons ATGGCGGAGGGCTGGCCCATCCCCCAGgccctgctcctgctcctgctcctgctcgtAGTGAGTGTTGCGGGCCTGGACACTTGCCCTTCTCCCTGTACTTGTTCCGCTGGTCCAGGTGCAGCACAGTTGCTGGATTGCAGTAGGAAGAGACTGACTGCTGCAGCTCTGGAAGCTCCGGTCTGGATCACACATGC GTTTATGAATCAGAATGAACTTACAGAGCTGCCTTTTCTTGGAGATGTCTCATCCAACATCACAGCGCTGTCGCT TGTCCATAACCGAATCTCTGAAGTTGTGGCGGAGCAGCTGTTGCCATATTCATCTCTGGAAAGTCTGGACTTGAGCTCTAATTCTATATCTGAGCTGAAGGCCGGGTCATTCCCTCCCATGCAGCTGAAACATCT AAACCTGAGCAAAAATAAGATAAGTTCCTTGGAGCCCGGTTGTTTCGGAAACATCAGCTCACTTCTGGTGTTGAAGATAAACCAGAACAGACTCTCTGTGCTGCCTGATAAAGTCTTCACCCTCTCTCAGCTCCAAGTCTT AGAGTTGAAGCGCAACAGGATTCGTGTGGTGGAAAGTCTCATTTTCAAAGAACTGAAGGCTCTTAAATCGTTAAAGATGCAGCGCAATGGCATCACAAAGCTGATGGATGGAGCTCTCTTTGGTTTGGAAAACATGGAGGAACT AGAGTTGGAGTATAATAATCTGACCGAGCTGAATAAGGGCTGGTTATATGGCCTGCACATGCTCCGGATTCTGCAGGTAAATCAGAACAATATTGGACTCATCCGAGCCGATGCCTGGGAGTTTTGCCATCGCCTGGAGGAGCT GGATTTGTCCTTCAATCACTTGAGTCGACTGGAGGATTGGGTGTTTTCTGGTCTCGGTCTCCTGCAGAGTCTCAACTTGGGGGACAATCAAATCTCACACCTGGGAGAAGGAGTGTTCAGCAGCCTGGCTAACATCCGCACATT GGACATCCGAAATAATGAGATCTCTCTTGCCATCGAGGACTTGGTTGGCATGTTTGTGGGTTTGAAGAGGCTGAACTCGCT AGTTCTACAGAACAATAAAATCAGGACCATCACTAAGAGAGCGTTTGAGGGGCTGATGGAGCTGGAGCATTT GGACCTGAGTAAGAATGGCATCATGTCTATTCATCCTGATGCTTTCACTCACTTAAAACTTAAAACACT TGATCTGAACACCAGCAGCCTCCTGTGTGACTGTCAGCTGCAGTGGTTGGCTCAGTGGTTGATTGACAGTCAGTTCCAGCAATCCTGCGTTGCCGTCTGTGCTCATCCCTCCTTCCTGGCAGGATCTAGTGTGCTTGCTATTAAACCAGAGGATTTTGTCTGCA ATGACTTCCCTAAACCCCAGATCAGCGCTCATCCCAAGACCGCTGTGGCCTTGCGTGGGACCAACATCACTCTAAACTGTTCTGCTTTCAGTAGCAGCGATTCTCCCATGAGCACCGCCTGGCGCAAAGATGGAGAGGTGCTGTATGAAGCTCAGGTGGAGAACTATGCTCGGTACCAGGATCACCGCCTCCTCTACACCACCGTACTCCACCTGCTTAATGTCAATTTCACAGATGAAGGCCAGTACCAGTGTGTGGTCTCCAACCATTTTGGATCCAACTACTCCACTATGGCCAAGCTCACTGTTAATG AGCTCCCCACCTTCCTGAAGACACCCATGGACCTGACCATCCGCACCGGTACGGTCGCTAGGTTGGAGTGCGCTGCGGAGGGACACCCGACACCGCAGATCGCCTGGCAGAAAGACGGTGGTATCAATTTCCCTGCAGCCCGTGAAAGAAGGATGCATGTCATGCCAGATGATGACACTTTTTTCATTGCTAATGTGAAGACGGAGGATATGGGCGTCTATAGCTGTACAGCCAAAAACGAGGCGGGCACCCTGTCAACCAATGCCACTCTTACTGTGCTTG aaaccccATCCTTCCAGCGCCCTCTAGAGGACCGTAATGTTGCCCGAGGTGAGACTGCTGTCCTCCAGTGCATAGCACGTGGTAGTCCTGCGCCCCGTCTCAACTGGACCAAAGACGATGCCCCGTTGGTGCTGACGGAACGTCACTTCTTCGCCGCAGCCAATCAGCTCCTCATAATCGTAGATGCCAGCCCTGGTGATGCAGGGAAATACACGTGCATCATGTCCAACACGCTTGGCACGGAGCGCGGTCATATCTACCTCAGCGTCTCACCCTCAGCCAACTGTGACCAGGTGACCAGCATATACAGTCAGGACGGATGGACAACAGTTGGCATAGTAGTGATGGTGGTCGTCTGCTGCGTCGTCGGCACATCGCTTGTGTGGGTCATGGTCATTTATCACATGAGGAGGAAGAGTGAAGACTACAGCATAACAAATACAG ATGAGATGAACCTACCAGCAGACATTCCCAGTTACCTTTCATCTCAAGGTACGCTGTCCGAGCCTCAGGAGGGCTACAGTAACTCCGAGAATGGAAGCCACCAGCAGCTAATGCCGTCTCATGCTAATGGTTACGTCCACAAAGGCACTGACG GAGTATGTTATGGTGAAGTGAGCAGTGATGTTGATCCAGATGCTAATGGACTAGGTAGTCGAGTGGGCTCTTTCTTTGCAGGACGTAGCAGCTTCCACCGGAGTGAACCCAGAGAGGGACAGGCAAATGTCCATAATG GTGGACCAGGCCCTCTAGTCATCTGTTCAGACTGCTACGACAATGCCAACATCTACTCGCGCACGCGTGAGTACTGTCCATACGCCTACCTGACAGAGGACGACTCACTTGTGTCTCAGATCTCTCGGGATGGACACCAGAGCAGCCATCAAGAGCGGGATCAGCACACGGAGCACGCAGATGCGGCACTGGAGAGTTTTATAAGTCAGCAGAATGCCTCTGTGTTCCTCACTAACCATGAACCACGACTACCAGCGTCACAACACTATAGCACTG ATGTGCCAAGCAGGTCATTTTGGGATGGTGAAGAAACCCACTCTTCTATCCTCACCCAGGGCTCAGTTACTGTACACAAGCCCCCGATGGGTCTGTCCGCAGGGGACGGCCGAGAGGACAGGAGGGGGGCACTAGAGGAAGGCTCATACAGGACTAACCCACAGGAAAGCACCTCCGCACCCACATAA